A stretch of the Aegilops tauschii subsp. strangulata cultivar AL8/78 chromosome 4, Aet v6.0, whole genome shotgun sequence genome encodes the following:
- the LOC109747397 gene encoding homeobox-leucine zipper protein HOX10, producing MATAMAMRGGSSDGGGSDRGAGMDSGKYVRYTPEQVETLERVYADCPKPTSSRRQQLLRECPILANIEARQIKVWFQNRRCRDKLRKESSRLESVNRKVSAMNKLLMEENERLQKQVSQLVHENAQVRQQLQNTSMANDASCESNVTTPQNPIRDASNPSGLLSIAEETLTEFLSKATGTAIEWVQMPGMKPGPDSVGIVAISHGCRGVAARACGLVNLEPTKVVEILKDRPSWFRDCRSLEVFTVLPGANGGTIELVYTQLYAPTTLVPARDFWTLRYTTIVEDGSLVVCERSLSGSGGGPSAASAQQFVRAEMLPSGYLVRPCDGGGSIVHIVDHLEFEAWNIPEVLRPLYESSRVVAQKMTTAALRHIRQIAQETSGEVVYALGRQPAVLRTFSQRLSRGFNDAISGFNDDGWSIMAGDGIEDVVVACNSTKKIRNVSNGVNAFEALGGTICAKASMLLQSVPPAILVRFLREHRSEWADYSMDAYLASAVKTSTCSFPGLRPMRFSGSQIIMPLAHTVENEEILEVVRLEGQPLSHDEVLLSRDIDMLQLCTGIDEKSVGSSFQLVFAPIDDFPDDAPLVSSGFRVIPLDMKTDVVSSGRTLDLASSLEVGSTAAQASGASPDDCNVRSVLTIAFQFPYELHLQDSVAAMARQYVRSIVSAVQRVSIAISPSQSGLNAGQRILSGLPEAATLARWICQSYHYHLGVELLTQSDVAGEALLKMLWHYQDAILCCSFKEVPVFTFANKAGLDMLETSLVALQDLTLDKIFDEPGRKALFSEISKLVEEGHVYLPSGVCMSGMGRHVSFDQAVAWKVLGEDSSVHCLALCFVNWSFV from the exons ATGGCTACGGCGATGGCGATGCGAGGGGGgagcagcgacggcggcggctctgATAGGGGAGCCGGGATGGACTCGGGGAAATACGTGCGGTACACGCCGGAGCAGGTCGAGACGCTCGAGCGGGTGTACGCCGACTGCCCCAAGCCGACGTCCTCGCGCAGGCAGCAGCTGCTGCGCGAGTGCCCCATACTTGCCAACATCGAGGCGAGGCAGATCAAGGTCTGGTTCCAGAACAGAAG GTGCCGAGATAAGCTGCGGAAAGAGTCTTCACGCCTCGAGTCCGTGAACAGGAAGGTGTCGGCCATGAATAAGCTTCTTATGGAAGAGAACGAACGTCTCCAGAAACAGGTCTCCCAGCTGGTTCATGAGAATGCACAAGTGCGGCAGCAGCTGCAGAAT ACTTCAATGGCAAATGATGCAAGCTGTGAATCAAATGTGACCACCCCTCAAAACCCTATAAGGGATGCAAGTAACCCTTCTGG GCTCCTTTCGATTGCAGAGGAGACCTTGACAGAATTCCTCTCGAAGGCTACTGGGACAGCTATTGAATGGGTCCAGATGCCTGGGATGAAG CCTGGTCCGGATTCGGTTGGTATCGTGGCCATTTCACACGGTTGCCGTGGTGTTGCTGCCCGTGCCTGTGGTTTGGTGAATCTAGAACCAACAAAA GTTGTAGAGATCTTGAAAGATCGACCATCTTGGTTCCGTGATTGTCGAAGCCTGGAAGTCTTCACAGTGTTACCAGGTGCAAATGGAGGAACAATTGAACTTGTTTACACACAG TTGTATGCTCCAACAACTTTAGTACCTGCACGTGATTTTTGGACTCTAAGGTATACAACCATAGTGGAAGATGGCAGTCTTGTG GTCTGCGAGAGATCCTTGAGTGGTTCTGGGGGTGGTCCAAGTGCAGCTTCTGCACAGCAGTTTGTAAGAGCTGAAATGCTTCCAAGCGGATATTTAGTTCGCCCCTGTGATGGTGGAGGTTCCATTGTGCATATAGTGGACCATCTGGAATTTGAG GCATGGAATATTCCTGAAGTGCTTCGTCCGCTTTATGAGTCTTCTAGGGTAGTTGCTCAGAAAATGACTACTGCG GCACTCCGCCACATCAGACAAATTGCTCAAGAAACAAGCGGTGAGGTGGTGTATGCCTTGGGGAGGCAACCTGCAGTACTACGGACCTTTAGTCAAAGGCTGAGCAG AGGCTTTAACGATGCCATCAGTGGTTTCAATGATGATGGTTGGTCCATAATGGCTGGAGATGGCATTGAAGATGTAGTCGTTGCTTGCAACTCAACTAAGAAAATTAGGAACGTCAGCAATGGTGTTAATGCTTTTGAAGCCCTTGGAGGTACTATATGTGCCAAGGCATCAATGTTACTGCAG AGTGTCCCACCTGCGATACTAGTTCGATTTCTGAGGGAACATAGATCTGAGTGGGCTGATTACAGTATGGATGCATATTTGGCTTCAGCAGTGAAAACAAGCACATGTTCGTTCCCTGGGCTGCGTCCAATGAGATTTTCTGGGAGCCAGATCATCATGCCACTTGCTCACACAGTAGAGAATGAGGAG ATTCTTGAAGTTGTTCGCCTTGAGGGACAACCTCTTAGTCATGATGAAGTTCTTCTTTCAAGGGATATCGACATGCTTCAG CTTTGCACAGGAATAGATGAGAAATCTGTGGGATCCTCCTTCCAGCTTGTCTTTGCACCAATTGATGATTTTCCAGATGATGCTCCATTGGTTTCATCCGGCTTTCGTGTTATACCACTTGATATGAAAACA GACGTTGTATCCTCTGGCAGGACATTGGATTTGGCATCTAGTCTTGAAGTAGGCTCCACTGCAGCCCAAGCCTCTGGTGCATCTCCAGATGATTGTAATGTGCGATCTGTGCTGACAATCGCCTTTCAATTCCCTTATGAGCTGCATCTTCAAGACAGTGTTGCAGCTATGGCCCGTCAGTACGTTCGTAGCATTGTTTCTGCTGTTCAAAGAGTGTCGATTGCTATCTCTCCATCTCAATCTGGTCTAAATGCCGGGCAGAGGATTCTCTCTGGCCTTCCTGAAGCAGCGACACTTGCTCGGTGGATTTGCCAGAGCTATCA TTACCATCTAGGGGTAGAGTTACTTACTCAATCAGATGTAGCTGGGGAAGCATTGTTGAAGATGCTATGGCACTACCAAGATGCTATCCTGTGCTGCTCATTTAAG GAAGTACCCGTGTTCACATTCGCCAACAAGGCAGGTCTTGACATGTTGGAAACTTCCCTCGTCGCCTTACAAGACCTGACACTGGACAAGATCTTTGATGAGCCTGGAAGAAAAGCATTGTTCTCGGAGATCTCAAAATTGGTGGAAGAG GGCCATGTGTACCTGCCATCAGGCGTGTGCATGTCGGGGATGGGCCGGCACGTGTCCTTCGACCAGGCCGTGGCGTGGAAGGTGCTCGGCGAGGACAGCAGCGTCCACTGCCTCGCCTTGTGCTTCGTCAACTGGTCCTTCGTGTGA